A stretch of the Fibrobacter sp. genome encodes the following:
- a CDS encoding response regulator transcription factor produces MQHKILIVEDEEIIRLGLQDNFELENYIVETAADGEEAVAKADSFLPHLVILDLMIPKKSGFEVCRIIRKKHPECFIIMLTAKTEETSKVAGLEMGADDYVTKPFSILELLARVKAFLRRTETVVAPEPVQNQDAIDFADIHLDFKKYEATKNGEPLELSAREFQILKYFWQHRGEVVLREDLLTDIWGYTPDNMPSTRTIDNHIVNLRKKLEDDQTNPKIIVSIRGAGYKFDA; encoded by the coding sequence ATGCAGCACAAAATACTCATTGTCGAAGACGAAGAAATCATCCGACTCGGGCTCCAGGATAACTTCGAACTCGAGAACTACATCGTCGAAACAGCCGCCGATGGTGAAGAAGCCGTCGCGAAGGCGGACTCGTTCCTTCCGCATCTGGTCATTCTCGACCTGATGATTCCGAAGAAGAGCGGGTTCGAAGTGTGCCGCATCATCCGCAAGAAGCACCCGGAATGCTTCATCATCATGCTCACGGCGAAAACCGAAGAGACGAGCAAGGTCGCAGGCCTCGAGATGGGCGCCGACGACTACGTCACCAAGCCGTTCTCCATCCTCGAACTGCTCGCCCGCGTGAAGGCCTTCCTCCGCCGTACCGAAACCGTCGTGGCGCCGGAACCCGTACAGAACCAGGACGCCATCGACTTCGCGGACATCCACCTGGATTTCAAGAAATACGAAGCGACGAAGAACGGCGAACCGCTCGAACTCTCGGCCCGCGAATTCCAGATCCTCAAGTACTTCTGGCAACACCGCGGCGAAGTCGTGCTGCGCGAAGACCTGCTCACCGACATCTGGGGCTACACCCCCGACAACATGCCTTCGACGCGCACCATCGACAACCACATCGTGAACCTCCGCAAAAAGCTCGAAGACGACCAGACCAACCCGAAGATCATCGTTTCCATCCGCGGAGCGGGCTACAAGTTCGACGCATAG